In SAR202 cluster bacterium, a genomic segment contains:
- a CDS encoding dihydrodipicolinate synthase family protein gives MDRKTLRSLIQGTIVTTPTPMDKDLKIDLAMTTYITRWWVSQGLGTNVAPLKVVAAGGEGPDLSDDEWPQVVRTTVNAAGKNAVVMCALKTKNTLHTIDDAKRAADLGAIGLQIDLPFFHHPNQDDYIRYFSDISDKIDIGIMIYNTYWFGAEPIAPETVVKLANNAEHVVAIKWGVPKGADYDVMRQFSDKVNVIDNTSQAVRCHKNGGRGYISSTATAYAKHDLDVWRLMEQKKYAEADAEFDRVRVPLKEWRAKASKSGGYRHIKAYMTAVGKHVGDPRPPTLPMSDDEIAELKQLMRQIGWIK, from the coding sequence TTGGACCGCAAAACCCTTCGTTCACTCATCCAGGGCACAATCGTCACAACGCCGACGCCCATGGACAAGGACCTGAAGATAGACCTGGCGATGACGACGTACATAACCCGGTGGTGGGTGTCCCAGGGCCTCGGCACCAACGTGGCGCCGCTCAAGGTTGTCGCGGCCGGTGGAGAAGGGCCGGACCTCTCCGACGACGAGTGGCCGCAGGTCGTTCGCACCACGGTCAACGCCGCCGGGAAGAACGCCGTCGTCATGTGCGCCCTGAAGACGAAAAATACCCTCCACACGATTGACGACGCGAAGCGCGCCGCCGACCTGGGCGCAATCGGCCTGCAGATTGACCTGCCCTTCTTCCATCACCCGAACCAGGACGACTATATCCGCTACTTCTCCGATATCTCCGACAAGATAGATATCGGCATCATGATATACAACACCTACTGGTTCGGCGCGGAGCCCATTGCGCCTGAGACGGTGGTGAAGCTGGCGAACAACGCCGAGCATGTCGTCGCGATCAAGTGGGGCGTCCCCAAGGGCGCGGACTACGACGTCATGCGCCAGTTCTCCGACAAGGTGAACGTTATCGACAACACCAGCCAGGCCGTGCGCTGCCACAAGAACGGCGGCCGCGGCTACATCAGCTCCACCGCCACGGCGTACGCGAAGCACGACCTGGACGTGTGGCGGCTCATGGAGCAAAAGAAGTACGCGGAGGCGGACGCGGAGTTCGACCGCGTGCGGGTGCCGCTCAAGGAGTGGCGCGCGAAGGCCTCGAAGTCCGGCGGCTACCGCCATATCAAAGCCTACATGACGGCCGTCGGCAAGCACGTCGGCGACCCTCGCCCGCCGACACTGCCCATGTCAGACGACGAGATCGCAGAGCTGAAGCAGCTTATGCGGCAAATAGGCTGGATCAAGTAA
- a CDS encoding C-terminal binding protein, with amino-acid sequence MTKRVLVTDYVWPSVEPERAVLAAAGAELVIAPDGNEETLAALAKDVDGILTCFAKVTDKVVRAATKATVIGRYGVGLDNIAVDTATELGIIVTNVPDYCVDEVSTHAMALLLALNRQVVLWDTSTKKTGWGSVPLNLPLNRLRGKKLGIIGFGKIGKATAVKARGFGMEVLANSSQLTDAEAARNGVKKVTLDDLLKESDFVSLHTPLTPATKNIIGRRELALMKPTANLINTARGPLIDEEALYDALSTGKLAGAAVDVVVDIHPPLGHKLLQLPNLIVTPHVAFYSPEAVLELEQRAAGEVASVLQGKMPANVVNPKVLSRARAKVG; translated from the coding sequence ATGACAAAGAGAGTGCTGGTTACGGACTATGTTTGGCCTTCCGTTGAGCCGGAGAGAGCAGTCCTCGCCGCCGCGGGCGCGGAGTTGGTGATCGCGCCGGACGGCAATGAAGAGACGCTGGCGGCGCTGGCCAAAGACGTGGACGGCATCCTCACGTGCTTCGCAAAGGTCACCGACAAGGTGGTGCGCGCAGCCACGAAGGCAACCGTGATCGGCCGTTACGGCGTGGGGCTGGACAACATTGCGGTGGACACCGCTACCGAGCTGGGGATCATTGTCACGAACGTGCCGGACTACTGCGTGGACGAAGTCTCTACCCACGCCATGGCGCTCCTGCTGGCGCTGAACCGGCAGGTGGTGCTCTGGGACACGTCCACGAAGAAGACGGGGTGGGGCAGCGTGCCGCTCAACCTGCCGCTGAACCGGCTGCGGGGCAAGAAGCTGGGCATAATCGGCTTCGGCAAGATAGGCAAGGCTACGGCAGTTAAGGCGCGCGGCTTCGGAATGGAGGTGCTGGCGAACAGCTCGCAGCTCACGGACGCTGAGGCTGCAAGGAACGGGGTAAAGAAGGTGACGCTCGACGACCTATTGAAGGAGTCCGACTTCGTTTCCCTGCACACTCCGCTTACGCCGGCTACAAAGAACATCATTGGCAGGCGGGAGCTGGCGCTTATGAAGCCCACGGCTAACCTGATCAACACGGCGCGCGGCCCGCTCATAGACGAGGAGGCGCTGTACGACGCGCTCTCCACGGGCAAGCTGGCCGGCGCCGCCGTGGACGTGGTGGTGGACATCCACCCTCCACTGGGCCACAAGCTGCTCCAGCTCCCCAACCTCATAGTGACGCCGCACGTGGCGTTCTACTCCCCGGAAGCCGTACTGGAGCTTGAGCAGCGGGCCGCAGGCGAAGTAGCCAGCGTCCTGCAGGGCAAGATGCCCGCGAACGTCGTGAACCCGAAGGTCCTGAGCCGAGCGCGCGCGAAGGTGGGTTAA